One genomic segment of Vibrio quintilis includes these proteins:
- a CDS encoding SAM-dependent methyltransferase, with translation MYKQLIKINSKPAPFEFNTTSDLWTDPHRAKQMLAFHLDKESDIASRRHSKITATVSWMIDYFNLSSGMKICDFGCGPGLYTSELAKTGADVTGIDFSVSSLNYAREFALKENLSITYIEADYLHFESSEQFDLISLIYYDYCALGPEHRIRLLKKFNRFLKPGGKIILDVFSLHAFHQREPSSSYEKNQLNGFWSDSDYFGFLNVFKYDEEKIILDKHSIIEQNQMYTICNWIQYFSVESLTTELLEAGFRIEHLMDDISGKKYTGTTTDIAVIACKS, from the coding sequence ATGTACAAGCAACTTATTAAGATAAATTCTAAACCCGCCCCTTTTGAATTCAATACAACATCAGATCTGTGGACAGACCCGCACCGGGCAAAACAGATGCTGGCTTTTCATTTAGATAAAGAATCAGATATAGCATCAAGAAGACATTCAAAAATAACTGCCACTGTCAGTTGGATGATTGACTATTTTAATCTCAGTTCAGGCATGAAAATTTGTGATTTTGGATGTGGCCCCGGGTTATATACCAGTGAGCTTGCAAAAACAGGTGCCGATGTAACCGGAATCGACTTCTCTGTATCGTCTTTGAATTATGCCAGAGAATTTGCATTGAAAGAAAACCTGTCGATCACCTACATTGAAGCTGACTATCTTCATTTCGAGAGCTCTGAACAATTCGATCTGATCTCTTTAATCTATTATGACTATTGCGCACTCGGGCCCGAACATAGAATCAGGTTATTGAAAAAATTCAATCGCTTTCTAAAACCAGGTGGAAAAATCATTCTTGATGTATTTTCACTACATGCCTTTCATCAGAGAGAACCCTCTTCTTCATATGAAAAAAATCAACTCAACGGATTTTGGTCTGACAGTGACTATTTTGGATTTTTGAATGTATTTAAATACGATGAAGAAAAAATCATTCTTGATAAACATTCAATCATTGAACAAAACCAAATGTATACGATATGCAACTGGATTCAATATTTTAGTGTTGAATCTTTAACAACAGAACTGCTTGAAGCGGGTTTCAGGATTGAGCACCTGATGGATGATATTTCAGGAAAAAAATATACAGGTACAACAACTGATATTGCGGTTATTGCCTGCAAAAGTTAA
- the rne gene encoding ribonuclease E, which translates to MKRMLINATQKEELRVALVDGQRLFDLDIESPGYESKKANIYKGRITRVEPSLEAAFVDYGAERHGFLPLKEVAKQYFPDGYTYQGRPSIKEVLSEGQEVIIQIEKEERGSKGAALTTFISLAGSYLVLMPNNPRAGGISRRIEGDERTQLKEALSSLDLPQGMGLIVRTAGVGKSAEELDWDLNVLLNHWNAIKQAANSNPAPFLIHQESNVIVRAIRDYLRRDIGEILIDSSTIYERALSHIRLVRPDFINRVKRYEGEVPLFSHYQIESQIESAFQREVRLPSGGSIVIDPTEALTSIDINSARSTKGGDIEETALNTNLEAADEIARQLRLRDLGGLVVIDFIDMTPVRHQREVENRLRDAVRMDRARVQIGRISRFGLLEMSRQRLSPSLAEASHHICPRCSGTGVVRDNESLALSVLRLIEEEALKDNTSQVLAVVPVSIASYLLNEKRRSVNHIERIQDVKITVVPNSDMETPHFEVIRIREGEEQDILSYLVPKRLDDFREAEGKEPSEVEAKPKRVEEPVLKGFAASPTATSTKTSGTTAPQQQTQPEEQQPGFISKVLKAISRLFSDSPETQVTEKSDEKQEQKQQKENNGNKPRRNRDRNNQRRKPRQSQANVKKDVAKPDNDSQKQPQPANEKKQKPRRAKDDKQNKRNISPQLVEEGQKIAQEAQADKKPEQKNKSSVAKERRQQRKLTKKVRLQTQEETSAQPLKNQPSEQDPQVEEKVTTPEAALVQHEQDASASTQKQSAAATEKDKDDAPKQRRNRRSPRHLRANGQRRRRGRERRPNPFRLRKGGVASPEMAMGKVMPRYSLQTTSRPSAESSATNSEVQNIVSSAVAFPEMAMGKIIIRHLKAETSQLAEPVIETPATAETIEATPAAVQVNENATPEAVASELLPEETHHSETSIIQDEVKVTTEDKTPEEVMKPIPVSPEEQLLVKVVKGHAYSPMMKAPGNGEMKPITLEAASFRHTRYQPKGGGSHAATNQAGSSMMKPFQSDASVS; encoded by the coding sequence ATGAAAAGAATGTTAATTAACGCAACTCAGAAAGAAGAGTTGCGTGTTGCGCTGGTTGATGGCCAGCGACTTTTCGATTTGGACATCGAAAGCCCTGGATATGAGTCAAAAAAAGCGAATATATATAAAGGCCGGATCACAAGAGTTGAGCCGAGTCTTGAAGCAGCTTTCGTTGACTATGGTGCAGAAAGACATGGTTTTCTGCCGCTAAAAGAAGTCGCAAAACAATATTTCCCTGATGGATATACTTATCAGGGCCGCCCAAGCATTAAAGAAGTCCTGAGTGAAGGGCAAGAAGTTATCATTCAGATTGAGAAAGAAGAACGGGGAAGCAAAGGTGCTGCTCTGACAACTTTTATTTCTCTTGCTGGTAGCTACTTAGTCCTGATGCCTAACAACCCGCGTGCCGGTGGGATTTCACGCCGTATTGAAGGTGATGAGCGAACTCAGCTGAAAGAAGCCCTCAGTTCACTCGACCTGCCTCAGGGAATGGGATTAATTGTACGTACCGCAGGCGTTGGTAAAAGTGCAGAAGAGCTTGATTGGGATTTAAATGTTCTGCTTAATCACTGGAATGCGATAAAACAAGCTGCAAATTCCAACCCCGCTCCATTCCTCATTCATCAGGAAAGTAATGTCATTGTCAGAGCGATTCGCGACTACTTACGCCGCGACATCGGTGAAATTCTGATTGACAGTTCTACGATCTATGAGCGCGCTTTAAGCCATATTCGTCTCGTTCGGCCCGACTTTATTAACCGGGTGAAAAGATATGAAGGCGAAGTTCCGCTGTTCAGTCATTATCAAATTGAAAGCCAGATTGAATCAGCATTCCAGCGTGAAGTCCGGTTACCCTCTGGTGGCTCCATCGTCATCGACCCAACCGAAGCACTCACCTCGATTGATATCAACTCAGCCCGCTCAACCAAAGGCGGAGATATTGAAGAGACAGCGCTGAATACAAACCTTGAAGCTGCAGATGAAATTGCAAGACAGTTGCGCCTGCGGGATTTAGGTGGATTAGTCGTTATCGATTTTATCGACATGACGCCCGTTCGCCATCAGCGTGAAGTTGAAAACCGGCTGCGGGACGCTGTTCGCATGGATAGAGCAAGAGTTCAAATTGGCCGGATTTCCCGGTTCGGACTTTTGGAAATGTCCCGACAGCGCCTGAGTCCTTCACTTGCTGAGGCAAGCCATCACATTTGTCCCCGTTGTTCAGGTACCGGTGTTGTCCGGGATAATGAGTCATTGGCTCTGTCCGTCTTACGATTGATAGAAGAAGAGGCGCTTAAAGATAACACATCCCAGGTACTTGCTGTTGTCCCTGTCTCAATTGCTTCTTATTTATTGAACGAGAAAAGACGTTCAGTGAATCACATCGAGCGTATCCAGGATGTAAAAATTACTGTTGTGCCAAATTCTGATATGGAAACACCTCATTTTGAAGTGATTCGGATCAGAGAAGGAGAAGAACAGGATATCTTGTCTTATCTTGTGCCTAAGCGACTGGATGATTTCCGGGAGGCTGAGGGCAAAGAACCCAGCGAAGTCGAAGCGAAGCCGAAACGCGTCGAAGAACCTGTTCTGAAAGGTTTTGCAGCATCACCGACGGCTACGTCAACAAAAACCAGCGGAACAACAGCACCTCAGCAACAAACTCAGCCGGAAGAACAACAACCAGGGTTTATCAGCAAGGTACTGAAAGCAATTAGCCGCTTATTCTCTGACTCACCTGAAACTCAGGTCACTGAAAAATCAGATGAGAAACAAGAGCAAAAGCAGCAGAAAGAAAATAACGGTAACAAACCCCGCAGAAACCGGGACAGAAATAACCAGCGCCGAAAACCACGGCAGTCTCAGGCTAATGTCAAAAAAGATGTTGCAAAACCGGATAATGATTCCCAAAAGCAACCTCAGCCAGCAAATGAGAAAAAACAGAAACCTCGCCGGGCAAAAGACGATAAGCAGAACAAGCGCAACATCTCTCCTCAGCTTGTAGAAGAAGGACAAAAGATTGCCCAGGAAGCTCAGGCTGATAAGAAGCCAGAGCAGAAAAATAAGTCATCCGTTGCGAAAGAGCGGAGACAACAACGGAAACTGACGAAGAAAGTCCGCCTGCAAACTCAGGAGGAAACGTCAGCTCAGCCACTGAAAAACCAGCCTTCGGAACAGGATCCACAGGTTGAGGAAAAAGTGACGACTCCGGAAGCTGCTCTGGTTCAACATGAACAGGATGCATCTGCTTCGACACAGAAACAATCTGCGGCGGCGACAGAAAAAGATAAAGACGATGCACCTAAACAACGCCGTAACCGCCGCTCTCCACGTCACTTACGAGCCAATGGTCAGCGACGCAGACGCGGACGTGAACGCAGACCAAACCCATTCCGTTTAAGAAAAGGCGGTGTAGCTTCTCCTGAAATGGCTATGGGTAAGGTCATGCCAAGATATAGCCTACAGACCACTTCACGTCCATCAGCTGAAAGTTCAGCGACGAACTCTGAAGTACAAAATATTGTATCAAGTGCTGTTGCTTTCCCTGAAATGGCAATGGGTAAAATTATTATTCGTCATCTGAAGGCAGAAACATCTCAATTAGCAGAACCAGTGATTGAGACACCAGCTACGGCAGAAACAATTGAAGCAACTCCGGCTGCGGTACAGGTCAATGAAAATGCTACACCAGAAGCTGTTGCCAGTGAATTATTACCAGAAGAAACTCATCATTCAGAAACATCAATTATTCAGGATGAAGTCAAGGTGACAACTGAAGATAAAACACCTGAAGAAGTGATGAAGCCAATTCCAGTTAGTCCGGAAGAACAACTTTTGGTTAAAGTCGTCAAAGGACATGCTTATTCACCTATGATGAAAGCACCTGGTAATGGTGAGATGAAACCTATAACTCTGGAAGCAGCATCATTCCGGCACACCCGTTACCAGCCCAAAGGCGGGGGAAGTCATGCGGCGACCAATCAGGCTGGGTCAAGCATGATGAAACCATTCCAGAGTGATGCGTCTGTCTCGTAG
- a CDS encoding SulP family inorganic anion transporter: protein MLEFPNTSKFSVKNDVLSGLTVALALVPEAVAFAFVAGVDPMVGLYAAFIVGLITSVFGGRPGMISGATGAMAVVMVSLVSVHGVEYLFATIFFAGILQITAGLLRLGKFIRMVPSPVMIGFVNGLAIVIFLAQLGQFKMPQIDGTLNWLPGDQMLLMLGLVALTMAIIFFLPKLTTAVPSSLAAIVIVTLLVQGLNLDTRTVVDFLRTMSNDASATLAGTLPDFSIPQVPFNLETFKIILPYAAILAAIGLIESLLTLTVLDEMTNTRGQSNRECVGQGLANITCSVFGAMGGCAMIGQSMININSGGRGRLSGITAAIMLLVFILFASSLIEMIPLAALVGVMFMVVIGTFEWATFKLACRVPKKDFFVIILVTIVTVLTDLAIAVAIGVIASALMFAWDHAKHIYATSKENEDGSKEYMVHGPIFFGSAANFLELFDAYNDPEHIIVDFAQSRVTDHSAIDAIETLAERYNNVGKTLHLKHLSPDCRKLLHKAGSLVEINVKEDPTYKVATDILAG from the coding sequence ATGCTTGAATTCCCGAATACTTCAAAATTTTCAGTAAAAAATGATGTTCTGTCCGGTCTGACAGTCGCCTTAGCCTTAGTTCCAGAGGCCGTCGCTTTTGCCTTTGTTGCCGGAGTCGATCCCATGGTTGGCCTGTATGCCGCATTTATTGTCGGATTAATTACCTCAGTTTTTGGTGGCCGGCCTGGTATGATTTCCGGAGCAACAGGTGCGATGGCTGTTGTAATGGTAAGCCTCGTCTCAGTTCATGGCGTAGAATATCTTTTTGCTACTATATTCTTTGCAGGCATATTGCAAATTACCGCAGGATTGCTGCGTCTGGGTAAATTTATCCGGATGGTGCCTTCCCCGGTTATGATTGGTTTTGTGAATGGGCTGGCTATCGTCATTTTCCTTGCCCAGCTGGGCCAATTTAAAATGCCTCAGATTGACGGTACCCTGAACTGGCTTCCCGGAGATCAAATGCTGCTGATGCTTGGTTTAGTTGCATTAACGATGGCGATCATATTCTTCCTGCCTAAGCTGACTACAGCGGTTCCTTCGTCGTTAGCAGCAATTGTGATTGTGACTTTACTGGTCCAGGGACTGAATTTGGATACCAGAACAGTTGTTGATTTTCTGCGTACAATGTCTAACGATGCGTCAGCCACATTAGCTGGCACATTACCTGATTTTTCTATCCCTCAGGTTCCTTTCAATCTGGAAACATTCAAGATCATTCTGCCATACGCAGCAATTCTTGCCGCAATCGGGCTGATTGAATCCCTGCTAACACTGACCGTACTGGATGAAATGACCAACACCCGGGGACAATCAAACCGTGAATGTGTCGGACAGGGTCTGGCTAATATCACCTGCTCAGTATTTGGCGCGATGGGTGGTTGCGCTATGATTGGTCAGTCAATGATTAACATCAATTCAGGGGGCAGAGGTCGTTTATCCGGAATTACCGCTGCGATTATGTTGCTGGTTTTTATCCTGTTTGCTTCTTCACTGATTGAAATGATCCCACTGGCAGCGCTTGTCGGTGTGATGTTTATGGTTGTCATTGGTACATTTGAATGGGCAACATTTAAACTCGCCTGCCGGGTACCGAAAAAAGACTTTTTTGTCATCATTCTCGTCACCATAGTCACCGTTTTAACAGATCTCGCTATTGCTGTTGCTATCGGGGTGATTGCATCCGCGCTTATGTTTGCCTGGGATCATGCCAAACATATTTATGCAACGAGCAAAGAAAATGAAGATGGCTCCAAAGAGTATATGGTACATGGCCCGATATTCTTTGGCTCTGCGGCGAACTTCCTTGAGCTGTTTGACGCTTACAACGATCCTGAGCATATCATTGTCGATTTTGCTCAATCACGTGTCACTGATCATTCTGCGATTGATGCAATTGAAACTTTAGCAGAGCGCTATAATAACGTCGGTAAAACTTTACATCTGAAGCACCTGAGTCCGGACTGCCGTAAATTACTCCATAAAGCAGGTAGTCTGGTAGAGATTAACGTGAAAGAAGATCCAACATACAAAGTTGCAACAGATATTCTTGCCGGATAA